From Venturia canescens isolate UGA chromosome 3, ASM1945775v1, whole genome shotgun sequence:
AGTAATTCGAGTGGAACAGATTTTATAACTCTACCCTTGTAAAACGAGTTGGCACGAAGATGATTGTTGCATGAACGATCGCCCTTGAAATTACGTGAATCGACCCCACGTACAGCTCGAAAACCGAATTTTCAGATGGAAATTTCAGTGTATAACGATTCTGCTTCCGATTTTAATGGAAATGCTTTTCCCTAGtcattttcacaaatcatgaacggatttgatgaatttattcatGTACAAATCGTTTAGTATGGGcggccattttttcaactgaaaaattggattgaaaaaaaaattgtgcttttttcaaattaattgttGACGATTCATATGAAAAAGTCTAAGCTCcggtaattttttcattgtgtAGATGTGTGTTATTGTTAATAATTTAACCTGCATTCAACTACGTACAGCCACGCCTCAAAAATTTCTATTCCGGTACTAGCGCGATCAATCATATCGAATCTCCGTTGTTTATGGATTATTCCGATTATTCCTGACTACGAAGTTGCGAATCGACAAATGGTCGTTAGGAGAGGAAAACGGGAAAGatgttcacattttttttatcgagaaaGTTCGAAATAGTCATGCGCGAGAAGTATTTGCGTTTTATACGTCGCAGAAATAAGCGATTGTTTTATTGTTCGCGTAAGCGCAAATTCGATGTGGAGAAAATGCTTTTTTCTGATGCAACAACTGAAAATGAGTTGTCAAGAGATGCATTAAGTTCCAAATCTCGCCACGAAACGCATTTTGGTAACGACTCGGATATTCTTTCATCTTTTTCGGCACGTATCGATCAGTTTTAGTTCACTGGGGAAATAGGGCTGCAAACAGCAACGTTAAGGGAGAGTAATCAATATTCACAACACAATTGTAACCATGTATTTGCCATGAATTGTTgagtttttgtgatttttctgttGATTCGGCATCGTAAAATGCATGGTGTGACGACGACAGACAGAATTTCGAGAATGAGCCGGATTAACGTCCGCTTGAAAAACACGAGGAGTCTCCTCGTACATTTTCGTAACCGAGTGAAAAACTAATCGATCGCATCGCCGAGGATCGCTTTTTCTTCACTACCGGCGAATTTTCATCACGATAACAGGATTTATTGTACGATTTTTTGTAAGTACTTACGTAACGAACGTCAGGGAGTTGTTCACACTTCGGCAACTACGGAAGTAGTGTCATTTGAAGGGCAACCCGACGCTAATATAACCGGCTTCCATCTTCGCGTGTGCGCCGTGACGGCCGTGACGCGGTTACGTTATTGGCCACGAAGGAACGAGTGACATGCGGTTCGGTCAACTTCGGTCGTCCTCGTAAAATCACGTGGTTTAGTTTTATCGAACGACTAGAAATGGGCGCTAAATTTGAACGAAGCAAATCTGGAAGAGCGATTTATCGCATATacgttaataaaaaatcatgtttATTCTCAAAAACCATTTACAATCCGAtgcaaaaaaagtattttttacaaaattaataCAATTTCGTCAGAATAAATTAACGAAATTTGTGCAAACTCTTGTGCAATGTATCGATTCCTGATGGAAGGAGGCGTTTCTCAAGGTCACGGTACAGTAATTCTCGCAGTCACGTGTGATGCGGCAGGTACGCACACTCCAGCAGACTTGCATTGCTTACGCATTTCGAGCAACGTTCAAACAtttatttgtttcattaatcctcttggttttttgattgtTCGACAACCATTCCTCTTTCAGCTTCATTCACGTACATTGCAAGGTCAATGACTCGATGAGCGTAACCGTACTCGTTGTCATACCTTTTAACGTCATTGTTGCGTCAGAAGATGCAATCCGTGATGAAAAGTGAACACGAAAATATGATGACTATAtggaaatttaaattcaacaaaaaagaaaaattgctcTGTTTTCGAGAATATCAAATTCACATTAAATCCAATATTTTCTCTAGCTTATTCGTCTAATCGAATTGTGGTTTGCACAATTGTATGTAAGTGTacataaaattgtttattaatGATTATTTGGAGGGGGGTTGgctgatgaaaatttaactttggaacatttttcgaatttttgcattGAATGGAAGATCTGACAGGTTTACAGTTACTGGCGATTTATAATTTCAGTGTTTGGATAAATAACACTGCCAACAAGCAATAACCGAGTTTTTTGGTTGAAAAATGCTTCAATGGATTCCCGtacattttatttcacgaaaatgcaaataaacgaataaaaacccgaaatttttatcgagaCGTTTTCTTGAAGGATTTTACAACAgagagaatttagaaatttcattaaattggatTAACTTGGTGagaaaaacattgttttttcgtactttacaattcgtaaataaatttttgagaatttgacgtcGAAAATGATGGTTGGAATCAAAATAGTTGTTGTCGTTGTCACGTTTGTTGATTTTTAAAAGTACGTGTGAAATATCCTCAAGGAGAATTATAGCCAATTTGTTCATCGTACCATGCTACGATTTTGATGAAAGTGCTAGTTTGTGGTATCGCCGATTTCGCGTCGAAGATGCAAGAGTACGTTGTGTGATTGAAATCTGATGAAACAACGTCGTCCTCCGTGTAATGAAGAATGTTACGAAGCTCATCAGTCGACGCTTGTTTCATGactgttttcacttcttcaTAAGTAGCTGGTTTATTGAGTCTGCGGATGAATGAggaatcgagtgtttttttatCGCGGCGGAACGTTGATCGAATTGAACATAAACTAATGTCAAGTATTTGATCGGAAAGAGTTTTCAAAGTTGAGTCTGTTTCCCTTAATTTTTCGGCGCAGAATGATGCGCGTGATTCACTccgatgggggggggggggggggggggggaaagaaaacagagaaaaattcgatcGGAAAAAATGTCGAGGGCGAAATGCAGAGCGAACGTCTTAATACTTGTCAATGTCACCTGAATGTCATGTCGCACAGGGAAACATTGGGCACGGGTACACGGAATGCGATTGCCGAAAGTTTGTCCTTAAGCTCGGGGATAACCTTGGCCAAGCACTTGGCTGCCCCGGTCGACGTGGGTATTATGTTTTGCATGCATCCCCTTCCGTCTCGCCACAACTAAAGAAAACACGTTACgggtgcgagagagaaagcgttAGAAAGCGAAGTTCGGAACGTTTTTCGAATGTTTTGTCCCTCGCTGAAGCGAGGAAATTCTCAGCGAgatttataaatagattaacgGGTAGCTCGCCTTTCCAGTGGGTCCATCGACCGTTTTCTGCGTCGGCGTCGTTGCGTGCACGCTCGTTATCATGGCCTCGATAACTTCGAAATTatcgttcattattttcactatCGGCGCAGCACAGTTCGTCGTGCACGATGCACTTGAAATCACGACATTTTTTCGTGGATTGTAAGCACGGTGATTCACACCGTAAACGAATATCGTAGCGTCGGGGGATGGCGCTGTTATTATCACTCGTTTCGCACCACCCTGAAGGTGCAACTGTAAAgaaaattaccattttttcatcactgCGGACGAATAACTTGTTTGTGCTGTAATTTCCAAATAAACCCAATTCGTTCGGACACGTTTGAATATTGTTTCTTGATATAACTTTCTTTTGATGAAATATTGATTTCGATAGAGTTGCACGACACCGCGATGTTTTTTGGCGAATACCGTCAAAACGGTTAGAAATAACGCAAATATGCATGGAGTCAATTTTGTAGAGAATAAAatttcccataaaaaaatcTACTTTTGCGTTATACTATCTTAAGCCATTTGGTTGTGACGCCCGGTCA
This genomic window contains:
- the LOC122407991 gene encoding glyceraldehyde-3-phosphate dehydrogenase-like, which encodes MAAVGINGFGRIGRMCLRACLEKGIEVKQINDPFIPTEYMAYLFKYDSSHGPYEQLVESESETMMVGDRKIKTSQEKDPSKINWAKSGVVIVIESTGVFTTLEKASLHLQGGAKRVIITAPSPDATIFVYGVNHRAYNPRKNVVISSASCTTNCAAPIVKIMNDNFEVIEAMITSVHATTPTQKTVDGPTGKLWRDGRGCMQNIIPTSTGAAKCLAKVIPELKDKLSAIAFRVPVPNVSLCDMTFRLNKPATYEEVKTVMKQASTDELRNILHYTEDDVVSSDFNHTTYSCIFDAKSAIPQTSTFIKIVAWYDNEYGYAHRVIDLAMYVNEAERGMVVEQSKNQED